From a single Tetrapisispora phaffii CBS 4417 chromosome 15, complete genome genomic region:
- the LAS21 gene encoding mannose-ethanolamine phosphotransferase LAS21 (similar to Saccharomyces cerevisiae LAS21 (YJL062W); ancestral locus Anc_1.317), with product MLSLKLLLFQLIAITIFCVGFFPSKNVLQGSGEFNFEKELQLTTKPVFTKLVFVVIDALRSDFLYEEQNSHFHFVHRVLNSGEAWGFTAFSNPPTVTLPRLKGITTGSTPNFLDAILNVAEDDVSSSLKDQDSWLMQFYKHNKNIRFFGDDTWLKLFPLNIFSEYEGTNSFFVSDFEQVDLNVTRHLEKQFKEKEQWDVLILHYLGLDHIGHKGGSQSKFMKGKHEEMDSILEDIYNSIGDTEDTLLCVMGDHGMNNGGNHGGSSSGETSAGLTMISKKFKKLAKPKDQINTVLPIKWNENLTEEEKDYKFLSFVQQVDFVPTLSALFNLPMPINSVGVLIPELLRLLDPKLTRTKLKENFSQLTELSKSLTTRNIYNAIDFQNDTIEDIISQMQSVQSELMKSATNYNMNAIYIAIILLSIVTLIIIHKAFSNYKFNILPVAVSLIIGLSSFASSFIEEEHQIWWWLITGMCAFSLVYNSDSKFSNFIVFLCLRLIRGWNNSGQKYYYPFALSSLLKLKYVNYQWYLNTSTILYFMFKGSMNNFPSFMSSFLLANLCLMYKVSWAIVNQEHVPDTIKHYVLVLCTHLMSARNVAPLQLFESTLIPLARLFFCCVVILLSLTLVIGKLSPTRLGNPVSNIKKIIIFLLIFQTSPENIGLYLLFGILETNLTDIIDKHYSGNTQLITTISLVMQYFTFYQFGNTNSIATIDLTNAYNGVSEDYNIYFVGWMMSISNYAPAIYWSMFPWIIDDNKQKWKKFIERKNIILLFNCISGLFLLITCTILRYHLFIWSVFSPKLCYYMMWNIFMNVIIGWILETLVTYVM from the coding sequence ATGTTGTCCTTGAAGCTGCTTCTGTTTCAGTTGATAGCAATTACTATATTTTGTGTTGGATTTTTTCCATCTAAGAACGTTTTACAAGGTTCTGgtgaatttaattttgagAAAGAATTGCAATTAACCACCAAACCTGTTTTTACAAAGCTAGTTTTTGTTGTCATTGATGCGTTGAGAAGTGACTTCTTATATGAAGAGCAAAATTCACATTTCCATTTTGTTCATCGAGTATTAAATTCAGGTGAAGCTTGGGGGTTCACTGCATTTTCAAATCCACCCACAGTAACTTTGCCAAGATTGAAAGGTATAACGACTGGCTCGACTCCAAACTTTTTGGATGCTATTTTAAATGTAGCAGAAGATGATGTATCTTCAAGTTTAAAAGATCAAGATTCATGGCTAATGCAATTTTATaaacataataaaaacatcaGGTTTTTTGGTGACGACACATGGCTAAAATTGtttcctttaaatatattttctgaaTATGAAGGAaccaattcattttttgttaGTGATTTTGAACAAGTCGATCTCAATGTTACAAGACATCTTGAAAAACAGTTCAAAGAGAAAGAACAGTGGGATGTCTTGATTTTACATTATTTAGGATTGGACCATATAGGCCATAAAGGTGGTTCTCAGTCTAAATTTATGAAAGGTAAACATGAAGAGATGGATTCAATTTTAGAAGATATATACAACAGTATCGGTGACACTGAGGATACTCTACTATGTGTTATGGGTGACCATGGTATGAACAATGGTGGGAATCATGGTGGATCGTCATCTGGAGAAACATCAGCAGGTCTGACCATGATATCTAAGAAGTTTAAAAAGCTCGCGAAGCCAAAGGACCAAATAAATACAGTTTTACCAATTAAATggaatgaaaatttaactgaggaagaaaaagattACAAATTCTTATCTTTTGTTCAGCAAGTCGATTTTGTTCCGACGTTATCTGCACTGTTTAATTTACCTATGCCAATTAATAGTGTGGGTGTTCTAATACCTGAGCTTTTACGATTGTTAGATCCAAAACTTACAAGAACAAAGCTAAAAGAAAACTTTTCTCAGTTAACTGAATTATCAAAGTCATTGACAacaagaaatatatataatgctATTGACTTCCAAAATGATACAATTGAAGATATAATATCGCAAATGCAATCAGTACAATCAGAATTAATGAAGAGTGCTACAAACTATAATATGAATGCGATTTATATTGCTATTATTCTACTATCAATTGTAactttgataataattcacaaagcattttcaaattataaatttaatatactCCCGGTAGCAGTTAGTTTAATTATAGgtttatcatcatttgcAAGCAgttttattgaagaagaacatCAAATTTGGTGGTGGCTTATTACTGGTATGTGTGCATTTTCTCTGGTTTACAACTCTGACtctaaattttctaattttattgtatttttatgtTTGAGACTAATTAGAGGATGGAATAACAGTGGTCAAAAATACTATTACCCTTTTGCTTTATCGAGTTTGTTAAAACTTAAATATGTTAACTACCAGTGGTATTTAAACACTTCGACAATCctttattttatgtttAAAGGTTCTATGAACAATTTCCCATCTTTCATGTCGTCCTTTTTGCTAGCCAATCTATGTCTAATGTATAAAGTCAGCTGGGCAATTGTTAATCAAGAACATGTACCAGATACTATCAAACATTATGTTTTAGTATTATGTACTCATTTAATGAGCGCAAGGAATGTTGCACCTTTGCAGCTGTTTGAATCAACTTTAATACCCTTGGCAAGATTATTTTTCTGTTGCGTTGTTATATTACTGAGTTTAACATTGGTAATTGGTAAACTGTCACCAACGAGGCTAGGGAATCCAGtttctaatattaaaaaaataatcatatttttattaatatttcaaaccTCTCCAGAAAATATTGGATTGTATTTACTATTTGGAATCTTAGAGACAAATTTAACCGACATCATCGATAAACACTATTCTGGTAACACACAATTAATAACGACGATTTCCTTAGTCATGCAATATTTTACTTTCTATCAATTCGGAAATACCAACTCAATAGCCACAATCGACTTAACCAATGCGTACAATGGGGTATCAGaagattataatatttattttgttgGTTGGATGATgtcaatatcaaattatGCACCAGCAATATATTGGTCAATGTTCCCTTGGATTATAGATGATAACAAACAGAAATGGAAGAAATTTATTGAGCGtaagaatataatattattgttcaATTGTATATCAGGGTTATTTTTACTCATTACATGCACCATATTAAGATATCACCTATTCATTTGGAGTGTTTTCTCACCAAAattatgttattatatgatgtggaatatatttatgaatGTAATAATAGGCTGGATACTAGAGACGTTGGTAACTTACGTTATGTGA
- the ARO9 gene encoding aromatic-amino-acid:2-oxoglutarate transaminase (similar to Saccharomyces cerevisiae ARO9 (YHR137W); ancestral locus Anc_2.102), which yields MTNHISNEELEQKFSSKLSRRAALRKLIPFWDDLEENPEDLIELAGGMPNPKLFPVNSIDFNIVNKPQFGDVKTEKASIGLYEPKTFPMARSFQYMESKGPPAVINFAKSIIERINKPKYDNWDLTLASGSSDGMFKIFETLLDENSSILMEEFTFTPAAFVAIATGASCIPLKMKLSENAAEQGIDIDYMANLLDNWETSQFKDKPKPKMLYTIATGQNPTGMTLSMEKRRKIYEICQKHDIIILEDDPYGYLLFPKYDPSNPYKNSYVDDKELTVATYLDEYLVKSFLTLDTDGRVLRLETFSKVFAPGLRLSFIVGNSFLIEKFVDFADVSSRSPSGTSQAILLATVNKFTEPYLEQFDGDYTKASLEGWFKWVMSLASMYTHRRNVLVTSLRATEAFKKGYMTILEPSAGMFIDIKLQCENIEKLKGKDVITIMDELNSKLLANRIKIVLGYKMALMKEFSKDHCDFLRVTIAYAEDDEQLAKAAQRIGDGIVEYLETK from the coding sequence ATGACTAATCACATTTCTAATGAGGAATTAGAACAAAAATTCTCTTCTAAACTATCTAGAAGAGCAGCGTTAAGAAAACTTATTCCATTTTGGGATGATTTAGAAGAAAATCCAGAAGATTTAATTGAGTTAGCTGGTGGTATGCCTAACCCAAAGTTATTCCCAGTTAACAGTATAGACTTCAACATCGTTAATAAACCTCAATTCGGTGATGTAAAAACAGAGAAGGCATCAATTGGTTTATATGAGCCAAAGACTTTTCCAATGGCACGTAGTTTCCAATATATGGAATCAAAAGGTCCACCAGCTGTGATCAACTTTGCAAAAAGTATCATTGAAAGGATTAATAAGCcaaaatatgataattGGGATTTGACTTTAGCTAGTGGTTCTAGTGATGGTATGTTCAAGATTTTTGAGACTCTTTTAGATgaaaattcttcaattttgatGGAAGAATTCACTTTTACACCAGCTGCTTTTGTTGCTATTGCTACTGGTGCTTCGTGTATAcctttaaaaatgaaattgagTGAAAATGCAGCTGAACAAGGtattgatattgattaCATGGCAAACCTATTGGACAACTGGGAAACTTCCCAATTTAAGGATAAACCAAAGCCAAAGATGCTATACACAATTGCAACGGGTCAGAACCCAACTGGTATGACTTTATCAATGGAAAAACGTAGAAAAATTTACGAAATATGCCAAAAACAtgatatcattatattgGAAGATGATCCATACGGCTACTTGCTGTTCCCAAAATATGATCCAAGTAATCcatataaaaattcataCGTTGACGATAAAGAGCTTACAGTGGCTACCTACCTTGACGAATATCTagtaaaatcatttttaacaCTGGATACCGATGGTCGCGTTCTTAGATTAGAGACGTTTTCAAAAGTGTTTGCTCCAGGTTTGAGATTAAGTTTTATTGTCGGTAATTCATTCcttattgaaaaatttgttgattttGCTGATGTCTCTAGTAGATCTCCAAGCGGTACATCCCAAGCCATTTTACTTGCTACAGTTAATAAGTTTACTGAACCATATTTAGAACAATTTGATGGTGACTATACTAAGGCTTCCCTTGAAGGTTGGTTCAAATGGGTTATGAGTTTGGCAAGTATGTACACTCACAGAAGAAACGTATTAGTTACTTCTTTAAGAGCAACAGAAGCATTCAAGAAAGGGTACATGACTATTCTTGAACCATCTGCCGGTATGTTTATTGACATTAAACTTCAATGTGagaatattgaaaagttaaaaGGTAAGGACGTCATAACAATCATGGATGAATTGAACTCTAAATTACTCGCCAATAGAATCAAGATAGTTTTAGGTTACAAGATGGCTTTAATGAAAGAATTTTCTAAGGACCATTGTGACTTCTTAAGAGTTACTATTGCCTATgctgaagatgatgaacAATTGGCTAAAGCAGCTCAACGTATTGGTGATGGTATTGTGGAGTATTTAGAAACTAAATAA
- the REI1 gene encoding Rei1p (similar to Saccharomyces cerevisiae REI1 (YBR267W); ancestral locus Anc_1.316) yields MSGVYTCNSCNLQFPTGNDQRDHMKSDWHRYNLKRRVANLPPISEDVFNSKLNESAKTNENAKQLSKKEQRRKEKEILLEKKRKLLEIARARMLEQQALEEQNGHIDGTVNVAELTEEVKKVETSEQDNVEATVGKNEEEPESELTEEQLAEILMAEKIKNKVDIPLEQCLFCTNNKTFKTFELNLLHMYQNHGFFIPEQKYLVNQEGLVKYMAEKIGLGNVCIVCNYQGSSLNAVRSHMLSKRHCKVPYESNNEKLEISEFYNFESSYANVEAAQGNEEDWEDVEDGDAENTEGDEELEQDEEGTTEFLYHDGVELHLPSGIKVGNRSLMRYYRQNLRPEMILSEGQGTVIAAETRMNFITDGLPDREMVKTQQRAWKTEIKDKKTHDKRAAKFVNNQPHYRDQLLQ; encoded by the coding sequence ATGTCAGGTGTTTATACTTGTAATTCCTGTAATTTACAGTTTCCAACTGGTAATGATCAAAGAGATCATATGAAATCAGATTGGCATCGTTACAATTTGAAGAGAAGAGTGGCAAATCTACCACCTATTTCAGAAGatgttttcaattcaaaGTTGAATGAGAGTGCAAAGACAAATGAAAATGCTAAACAGTTGTCCAAGAAAGAACAAAGAAGAAAGGAGAAGGAAATTTTATTGgaaaaaaagagaaaactATTGGAAATTGCCAGAGCAAGGATGTTGGAACAACAAGCGTTAGAAGAGCAAAATGGACATATCGATGGCACCGTTAATGTTGCTGAATTAACTGAAGAGGTTAAGAAAGTTGAGACTAGTGAACAAGATAACGTTGAAGCAACTGTTGGAAagaatgaagaagaacCAGAATCTGAATTAACTGAAGAACAACTTGCTGAAATATTGATGGCCGAGAAGATAAAGAATAAAGTTGATATCCCATTAGAACAATGTTTATTCTGTACAAACAACAAAACGTTCAAGacttttgaattaaatttgcTTCACATGTACCAGAACCATGGTTTCTTTATTCCagaacaaaaatatttggttAATCAAGAGGGTTTAGTCAAATATATGGCAGAAAAGATTGGTTTAGGTAATGTTTGTATTGTGTGCAACTACCAAGgttcttctttaaatgcTGTCAGATCGCACATGTTATCAAAGAGACATTGTAAAGTTCCTTACGAAAGTAATAATGAAAAGCTAGAAATCTCTGAGTTTTATAACTTCGAAAGTTCGTATGCTAACGTTGAAGCTGCACAAGGCAACGAAGAAGATTGGGAAGATGTTGAAGATGGAGATGCTGAAAATACCGAAGGTGACGAAGAACTAGAACAAGATGAAGAGGGTACAACTGAATTCTTATACCACGATGGTGTTGAATTGCATTTGCCATCCGGCATAAAGGTAGGTAACCGTTCACTAATGCGTTATTACAGGCAAAATCTAAGACCTGAGATGATATTATCTGAAGGTCAAGGTACTGTGATAGCTGCTGAAACTAGAATGAACTTTATAACTGATGGGTTACCAGATAGAGAAATGGTCAAGACGCAACAAAGAGCTTGGAAAAcagaaattaaagataagAAAACACATGATAAAAGAGCCGCCAAATTCGTCAATAATCAACCACATTACAGGGATCAATTATTGCAATAG
- the TSC10 gene encoding 3-dehydrosphinganine reductase (similar to Saccharomyces cerevisiae TSC10 (YBR265W); ancestral locus Anc_1.315): MSYSLDNQVVLITGGSQGLGKQFARKYYSDGKNSSIVIVSRSEKKLICAIEEIVGDSKIHGERFLLSKENCGSDNVSPNGNHIYYYPCNLSNYDNVGTLFELMNKKGLKPTQALSCAGGSVPKLFKDLSPAELQNGITMNYSTVLNLSHNIIKNYSDCHLILFSSVTAFFPFIGYSQYQPLKESIKALAAILRQENSKQRISVVYPGNFQSEGYEQENLTKPEVTKVIEGPSDAITCEECCNKIIWWLQKGYDDITTDFIGWFLMALDMGLNKHDNKSPFWFVQLIMGAILNLLIVPIYMVIVRYQISSYYKSQKSE, encoded by the coding sequence ATGTCGTATTCATTGGATAATCAGGTAGTTCTAATCACAGGAGGTTCCCAAGGCCTAGGCAAACAATTTGCACGCAAATATTATAGTGATGGAAAAAATTCAAGTATTGTTATAGTGAGTAGATCAGAGAAGAAGTTGATTTGTGCAATTGAGGAGATTGTTGGAGATTCCAAAATCCATGGAGAACGGTTTTTATTAAGTAAGGAAAACTGCGGTTCCGATAATGTTTCTCCGAACGGTAACCACATATATTATTACCCTTGTAACTTATCCAACTATGACAATGTTGGTACATTATTCGAGCTCATGAATAAGAAAGGCTTAAAGCCAACACAGGCTCTCTCATGTGCCGGAGGTTCAGTCCCTAAACTGTTCAAAGATCTGTCCCCCGCCGAACTACAGAATGGTATTACCATGAATTACTCCACTGTTTTAAACTTATCTCATAATATCATAAAAAATTACAGCGACTGCCACCTAATTCTCTTCTCAAGTGTCACTGCATTCTTCCCATTCATTGGATACAGTCAATATCAACCTTTGAAAGAAAGTATTAAAGCCTTAGCAGCTATTTTAAGACAAGAAAACTCTAAACAAAGAATTTCAGTAGTTTACCCAGGTAACTTCCAAAGTGAGGGATACGAACAAGAGAACCTTACAAAGCCGGAAGTGACAAAAGTGATCGAAGGTCCTTCTGATGCTATTACATGTGAAGAATGCtgtaataaaattatatggTGGTTACAGAAAGGTTATGATGACATTACTACTGATTTCATAGGTTGGTTCTTAATGGCGCTTGACATGGGTTTAAACAAACATGATAACAAGTCGCCTTTCTGGTTCGTGCAACTAATAATGGGTGCTATCCTCAACTTATTAATCGTTCCGATATACATGGTTATAGTACGTTATCAAATCAGCTCCTATTACAAGTCCCAAAAAAGCGAGTAA
- the MRPL37 gene encoding mitochondrial 54S ribosomal protein mL54 (similar to Saccharomyces cerevisiae MRPL37 (YBR268W); ancestral locus Anc_1.318) translates to MISVFAKRFFSRGSILLQESQANVLKSSCKAGTPLQINVLKTGKDPIALEDSEYPPWLWTVLDKGAQAARLENDPLKLRRKELRRKNRANIKQNNFLKQI, encoded by the coding sequence ATGATTTCTGTTTTTGCGAAACGTTTTTTTTCAAGAGGAAGCATATTATTGCAAGAGTCACAAGctaatgttttaaaatcatcatGCAAAGCAGGGACACCGTTGCAAATCAATGTATTGAAAACTGGTAAAGATCCAATTGCGTTAGAAGACTCAGAATATCCTCCATGGTTATGGACTGTTTTGGATAAAGGTGCTCAAGCAGCAAGGTTAGAGAATGATCCACTTAAACTAAGAAGAAAAGAGCTTAGAAGGAAAAATAGGGCTAATATTAAGCAAAATAACTTCTTGAAGCAAATATAG
- the NUP82 gene encoding linker nucleoporin NUP82 (similar to Saccharomyces cerevisiae NUP82 (YJL061W); ancestral locus Anc_1.319) — MVSPQLHTIFNRFSVGKVSSKRSSITVDNGLKIILYQNNTVRYGFVNDADGNFKSITLEKEMIGDVSIIADQIGNYLCLFNEFEIRVIELPWKLWDAKEDSSFQLDNMVQIRSYDLKSFGTTIQKILFHPLGLAYPCLVVLLKNSNICSIDIKRILKVEEIPSTCITTFHTKGVMGLSSCIDDIIDISFSSDKLSLYALTETDIYLFYPFLIPTISVTKNEIDQLFQKSIILFENLENDSSEAVRRNIIKQLQLLSTLSGDIKTQMKQVKNTDETKIYNIDINTEYRSVNAQGSFSIAPFPEELYKQSAVNLSVIQIGHGNELYVITYDDGTVLILYRDLESSMSWDSNDYTFNNSFILLEKLKFNPDETKSILDIPFKNGIFAIAGDQTVNLIDTSCWSDILSQCIKDNDIRNLAGLSIESHKQTINTLEEPNSCILWNEHNKKELLFITETKLISSDILESNNESAEKLPVPAINDIKKIEKLQLKNYSQPIKEINIAVQRYKDSCKVPYSKVIPANIRQKPFANDENEDQLAYITEISQEIGSKILQGQTIALMMHTRLREQQDVFAEQLMHTNKELLHNKTIKQTYDIQSTKIKHITERNTKLNERTSKLIEMMEKIKQSQQYKNMPINDSESKLFKEIKKQVLIFNDAVNRQQEQQEAIKFLQTELNNIIEQPAQSHDAIIDSDEDEWNELCDLLNRDAKIIEDCNAELSSASGLI; from the coding sequence ATGGTTTCCCCCCAATTGCACACAATCTTCAATAGATTTTCAGTTGGTAAAGTTTCATCGAAGAGGTCTTCCATCACAGTTGACAATGGATTGAAAATCATTCTATATCAGAATAATACTGTAAGATATGGGTTTGTAAATGATGCTGATGGTAATTTCAAATCTATAACGTTAGAAAAAGAGATGATTGGAGACGTATCCATAATTGCGGATCAAATTGGTAATTATCTGTGTcttttcaatgaatttgaaataagGGTAATCGAGCTTCCATGGAAATTATGGGACGCTAAAGAAGATTCCTCATTTCAACTTGACAACATGGTACAAATACGTTCTTATGATTTAAAAAGTTTTGGTACAACAatccaaaaaatattatttcatcCACTAGGTTTAGCTTACCCATGTTTAGTTGTCCTATTAAAGAATAGCAATATATGTTCAATTGACATAAAAAGAATACTGaaagttgaagaaataCCTTCTACATGTATAACAACTTTTCATACTAAAGGTGTAATGGGCTTATCCAGCTGTATTGACGATATCATCGATATTAGTTTTAGTTCAGATAAATTATCACTGTATGCTTTAACTGAGACtgatatatatctattttatccatttttaattcCAACCATCTCGGTaactaaaaatgaaatcgatcaattatttcagaaatctattattttatttgaaaatctAGAAAATGATTCTAGTGAAGCTGTcagaagaaatataataaaacaacTGCAACTTTTATCAACTTTATCTGGTGACATTAAGACCCAAATGAAACAAGTTAAGAATACTGACGAGACaaaaatttacaatattgatattaatacAGAATATCGTAGCGTCAATGCACAAGGTAGCTTTTCTATAGCCCCATTTCCAGAAGAACTTTACAAGCAATCTGCAGTTAACCTCTCTGTTATTCAGATAGGACATGGGAACGAACTTTATGTAATAACATACGATGATGGTACAGTACTTATTTTATACAGAGATTTGGAATCGTCCATGTCTTGGGATTCAAATGATTATACCTTTAACAACTCGTTCATTTTGcttgaaaaattaaaattcaaTCCTGATGAAACCAAGTCAATATTAGATATaccatttaaaaatggCATATTTGCTATTGCAGGAGATCAAACTGTTAATTTGATTGATACTTCATGTTGGTCGGACATTCTTTCACAATGCATCaaagataatgatattagaAATCTCGCTGGTTTATCTATAGAAAGTCACAAACAAACTATTAATACACTAGAAGAACCAAATTCATGTATTCTATGGAATGAACATAATAAAAAGGAATTATTGTTTATCACAGAAActaaattaatttcttcTGACATTTTAGAATCCAATAATGAATCGGCTGAAAAGCTGCCGGTACCTgcaattaatgatattaagaAAATCGAAAAATTACAACTGAAGAATTATAGTCAACCTATTAAAGAGATAAATATAGCAGTTCAAAGGTACAAAGATTCCTGTAAGGTTCCTTATAGCAAAGTTATTCCAGCTAACATAAGACAGAAACCGTTTGCAAATGACGAAAATGAAGACCAGTTGGCATATATAACCGAAATATCACAAGAAATAGGTTCAAAGATATTGCAAGGCCAAACTATAGCATTGATGATGCATACAAGATTGCGCGAACAACAAGATGTTTTTGCGGAACAATTGATGCATACTAATAAAGAACTGCTACATAATAAAACTATTAAGCAGACATATGACATACAGTCTACTAAGATCAAACACATTACAGAACGTAACACGAAATTAAATGAGAGAACATCTAAGTTGATTGAGATGATGGAAAAAATCAAGCAATCACAACAATATAAGAACATGCCAATTAATGACTCTGAGtctaaattattcaaagaaatcaaaaaacaagtgttaatattcaatgatGCAGTTAACAGACAACAAGAACAACAAGAAGCTATCAAGTTTTTACAAACAGaattaaacaatattatagaGCAACCGGCACAATCACACGATGCAATTATTGATTCCGATGAAGATGAATGGAATGAACTGTGCGATCTGTTGAATA
- the AAH1 gene encoding adenine deaminase (similar to Saccharomyces cerevisiae AAH1 (YNL141W); ancestral locus Anc_2.104) has protein sequence MGVPDQFLRELPKCEHHVHIEGTLEAEQLFQFANRNNISLPEGFPATIEDLKAKYNFANLQEFLDLYYIGASVIVTEEDFYELAFAYFKKAASQGVVHAEIFFDPQSHTSRDVSIVTVVSGLTRACKEAEKKFSITTKLIMCLLRHTAPSECSKTIESAKKYIKDGTIAGLGLDSSEKGFPPSLFVECYEVAKKYNADLRLTAHAGEEGPASYVIEALDLLKVERIDHGIRVADDDKLLERLAEEKIMLTICPLSNVKLQVVDKTADLPLQKLLDYGVPFSINSDDPAYFGGYILDNFYQLSKEYPQWGFFTWGQIVKNSINGSWCDAKRKEDLVDEVDKIITKYVNRTVDEVNRIEGKKF, from the coding sequence ATGGGTGTTCCAGATCAATTTTTAAGAGAGTTACCAAAGTGTGAACATCACGTACACATTGAAGGTACTTTAGAAGCTGAGCAGTTATTCCAATTTGCCAAcagaaataatattagtCTTCCAGAAGGTTTCCCAGCTACCATCGAAGATTTAAAGGCAAAATATAACTTTGCTAACTTGCAAGAATTTTTAGATCTTTATTACATTGGTGCTAGTGTTATTGTCACTGAGGAAGATTTTTATGAATTAGCTTTTGcttatttcaaaaaagcTGCTAGCCAAGGTGTTGTCCACGCAGAAATCTTCTTTGATCCACAATCTCACACCTCCAGAGATGTTTCTATTGTCACTGTTGTTAGTGGTCTAACTAGAGCTTGTAAGGAAGCCGAGAAGAAGTTTAGTATTACAACTAAATTGATCATGTGCCTATTGAGACACACTGCTCCATCTGAGTGTTCTAAAACTATTGAATCTGCCAAGAAATACATTAAAGACGGTACTATTGCTGGTTTAGGTTTGGATTCTAGTGAAAAAGGTTTCCCACCAAGTCTTTTTGTCGAATGTTATGAAGTAGCCAAGAAGTACAATGCTGATTTAAGATTGACAGCTCATGCTGGTGAAGAAGGACCAGCTTCATACGTTATTGAAGCTTTGGATTTATTAAAGGTCGAAAGAATTGATCACGGTATTAGAGTTGCCGATGACGATAAACTATTGGAAAGATTAgcagaagaaaaaatcatGTTAACTATTTGCCCTCTGTCTAATGTTAAATTACAGGTTGTTGACAAGACTGCTGATTTGccattacaaaaattattagattatGGTGTTCCATTTTCCATTAACTCTGATGATCCTGCTTACTTCGGGGGATACATTTTAGATAACTTCTATCAACTATCTAAAGAATATCCACAATGGGGTTTCTTTACTTGGGGTCAAATCGTTAAGAACAGTATCAACGGTTCGTGGTGTGATGCTAAGAGAAAGGAAGACCTAGTTGATGAAGTCGATAAAATTATAACTAAATACGTTAACAGAACTGTCGATGAAGTGAACAGAATTGAAGGTAAGAAATTCTGA